The following are encoded together in the Salvia hispanica cultivar TCC Black 2014 chromosome 6, UniMelb_Shisp_WGS_1.0, whole genome shotgun sequence genome:
- the LOC125193804 gene encoding protein RETICULATA-RELATED 1, chloroplastic-like: MSHSVFQTAQIMPLAPTTKSLSSTLQPIATISLRPASPPFPGRRRRHYFTVRASSSALVDGDANAHLERCFQASPDAPSSTPSSSSVEFGPTMKGGQYGAFGAVTLEKSKLDMTKKETKSSAQIETGGGGGNQGKGLSHGGGDGGDDGGDDDDYFDDFDEGDEGDEGGPFRRRIILEELFDRKFVDAVLNEWQKTIMDLPAGFRQAYEMGMVSSAQLVKFLAINARPTTARFISRSIPQGLSRAFIGRMIADPAFMLRLLLEQASTIGCSVLWEIQNRKERIKQEWDLALINVLTVTACNAIVVWSLAPCRSYGTTFQTDLQNTLQKLPNNIFEASYKYRDFDIQKRLLSFLYKAAELSMVGFTAGAAQGALSNFSARKKEGRLSVSVPSVSTNALGYGAFLGLYANLRYQLLCGFERATTSYFDVIGVALFFSAALRVLNVQVGETSRLAWLGVEADPLVQSEDLLKAYNRPSEGVNQSSSKWFISKNAIVSGLGLLGIRQGQTDSKVEGDAPAPKARRKRIVKRKVATS; this comes from the exons ATGTCTCATTCAGTCTTCCAAACAGCGCAGATTATGCCTCTCGCGCCAACGACCAAATCCTTGTCGTCCACCTTGCAGCCAATTGCAACCATTTCCCTGCGTCCAGCATCGCCGCCGTTTCCCGGCAGGCGGCGGAGGCATTATTTTACAGTTAGGGCTTCATCTTCTGCGTTGGTTGACGGTGACGCTAATGCGCACCTTGAGCGATGCTTTCAGGCGTCTCCTGATGCTCCTTCTTCGACTCCTTCTTCCAGCTCCGTGGAGTTTGGCCCCACTATGAAGGGGGGACAGTACGGGGCGTTTGGAGCAGTTACCTTGGAGAAATCGAAGCTGGATATGACGAAGAAGGAAACTAAGTCTAGTGCTCAG ATTGAAACCGGGGGTGGAGGTGGCAATCAGGGGAAGGGTCTTAGTCATGGCGGTGGTGATGGAGGCGATGATGGTggcgatgatgatgattacTTTGACGATTTTGATGAGGGTGATGAGGGAGACGAGGGTGGACCGTTTAGGAGAAGGATCATTCTGGAGGAG TTGTTTGATAGGAAATTTGTTGATGCTGTATTAAATGAGTGGCAAAAGACAATTATGGATTTACCAGCTGGGTTCCGTCAAGCCTATGAAATG GGTATGGTTAGTTCTGCTCAATTAGTAAAGTTTCTTGCAATCAATGCCAGGCCAACCACAGCAAGGTTCATCTCACGGTCTATTCCCCAAGGATTGTCTAGAGCATTTATTGGCAG GATGATTGCCGATCCTGCATTTATGCTCAGACTGCTTCTTGAGCAGGCAAGTACAATTGGTTGTTCTGTTTTGTGGGAGATCCAGAATCGAAAAGAGAG GATAAAGCAGGAATGGGATCTTGCCCTCATCAATGTGCTCACTGTGACAGCTTGCAATGCAATTGTTGTTTGGTCTCTTGCCCCCTGTCGTTCATATGGAACTACCTTCCAAACTGATTTGCAGAATACTCTGCAAAAGCTccctaataatatttttgaagcTAGCTATAAATATAGAGACTTTGACATACAAAAGAGACTTCTATCATTCCTTTACAAAGCTGCAGAGTTAAGTATGGTAGGTTTTACTGCCGGAGCTGCACAGGGGGCTCTATCAAATTTTTCAGCCAGGAAAAAAGAGGGAAG GTTATCAGTGAGCGTTCCATCTGTTAGCACCAATGCACTCGGTTACGGAGCTTTCCTTGGTCTCTATGCCAATCTGCGCTATCAACTTCTATGTGGTTTTGAGAGAGCTACGACCAGTTACTTCGATGTTATAGGAGTAGCTCTGTTCTTCAGCGCTGCTTTGAG GGTCCTGAATGTTCAAGTGGGAGAAACGTCTAGGTTGGCTTGGCTTGGTGTTGAAGCTGATCCATTGGTTCAATCGGAGGATCTCCTGAAAGCTTACAACAGACCTTCAGAAGGCGTAAACCAGTCTTCTTCAAAATGGTTCATATCCAAAAATGCTATTGTCTCTGGGCTCGGGCTTCTTGGGATCAGACAAGGACAAACCGACTCTAAAGTTGAGGGTGATGCACCTGCGCCCAAGGCTAGAAGGAAGAGAATTGTCAAAAGGAAGGTGGCAACAAGTTGA